A single genomic interval of Methyloceanibacter caenitepidi harbors:
- a CDS encoding NADP-dependent methylenetetrahydromethanopterin/methylenetetrahydrofolate dehydrogenase: MKKLLFLFDTDPVPSIFDTVVGYDGGADNVTGYAAVTPDNVGALIDGCIYTRGGKDKQNTAIFVGGGNMAKGEELFETVKKHFFGPFRVSVMLDSNGSNTTAAAGVALLAKGRDLKGKKAVVLAGTGPVGMRAAGFFGMEGCDVTITSRTKERAEEAAKVIEKRFGIKVSGAAGATDEERTEAVKDANIVYSAGAIGVQLLPKSAWENNPNIELLADVNAQPPMGVEGVDAMDKGKDLGGGKLGYGALGIGGLKLKLHRECIAKMFQSSEGVYDAEEIYALAKEMA, encoded by the coding sequence ATGAAGAAACTGCTGTTCTTGTTCGACACCGATCCGGTACCGAGCATCTTCGATACGGTTGTCGGCTATGACGGCGGCGCAGATAATGTCACCGGCTATGCGGCGGTCACGCCCGATAATGTCGGTGCACTGATCGATGGCTGCATCTACACGCGCGGCGGCAAAGACAAGCAGAACACTGCGATCTTCGTCGGCGGTGGCAACATGGCCAAGGGCGAAGAGCTGTTCGAGACGGTGAAGAAGCACTTCTTCGGCCCGTTCCGCGTCTCCGTGATGCTGGATTCGAACGGTTCCAATACGACGGCCGCCGCCGGCGTGGCGCTGCTGGCCAAGGGACGCGATCTCAAAGGCAAGAAGGCCGTGGTGCTCGCCGGTACGGGGCCCGTCGGCATGCGCGCCGCCGGTTTCTTCGGCATGGAAGGCTGCGACGTGACCATCACCTCGCGCACGAAGGAGCGCGCGGAAGAGGCGGCGAAGGTCATCGAGAAGCGTTTCGGTATCAAGGTGTCGGGCGCTGCCGGCGCGACGGACGAGGAGCGCACCGAGGCCGTCAAGGACGCCAATATCGTCTACTCGGCCGGTGCGATCGGCGTGCAGCTGCTGCCGAAGTCGGCTTGGGAGAACAATCCCAATATCGAGCTTCTGGCCGACGTGAACGCACAGCCGCCCATGGGCGTCGAGGGCGTCGACGCCATGGACAAGGGCAAGGACCTGGGCGGCGGCAAGCTCGGCTATGGCGCGCTGGGTATCGGCGGGCTCAAGCTCAAACTGCACCGAGAGTGTATCGCCAAGATGTTCCAGAGCTCGGAAGGCGTTTACGACGCCGAGGAGATCTACGCACTCGCGAAAGAGATGGCCTAA
- the fchA gene encoding methenyltetrahydrofolate cyclohydrolase has protein sequence MTEIKDTAIEPFLDQLASSAATPGGGSAAAILGGMGAALVSMVCNLTIGKKKYAEVEEDMKEILAKAEDLRHRMTAMIQDDVRAFDTVMGAYGMPKETDEEKAARGEAIQDALKMATDVPIRCCRLAREVIDLALMASEKGNVNVISDAGVGVLSAYAALRSAALNVYINAKMISDTSFVESKLNELEGLLAGAEATTEKAYDIVKGKVS, from the coding sequence ATGACCGAGATCAAGGATACAGCGATCGAGCCGTTCCTCGATCAGCTTGCCTCCAGCGCGGCGACGCCCGGCGGTGGCAGCGCTGCCGCCATCCTCGGCGGCATGGGCGCGGCGCTCGTCAGCATGGTCTGCAACTTGACGATCGGCAAAAAGAAGTACGCCGAGGTCGAGGAGGACATGAAGGAGATTCTGGCCAAAGCCGAGGATCTCCGCCATCGGATGACGGCCATGATCCAGGACGACGTCCGGGCCTTCGATACGGTCATGGGCGCCTACGGCATGCCCAAGGAGACCGACGAGGAGAAGGCCGCCCGGGGCGAGGCGATCCAGGACGCCCTCAAGATGGCGACCGATGTGCCGATCCGTTGTTGCCGGTTGGCCCGAGAAGTCATCGACCTGGCCCTAATGGCCTCGGAGAAAGGCAACGTAAACGTCATCTCCGATGCAGGTGTTGGGGTCTTGTCTGCTTACGCAGCACTGCGGAGTGCTGCTCTAAATGTATACATCAATGCAAAAATGATTTCCGACACCAGCTTTGTGGAGTCTAAGCTAAACGAACTGGAGGGTCTTCTCGCCGGCGCTGAGGCAACGACCGAGAAGGCATACGATATCGTAAAGGGCAAAGTGAGCTGA
- a CDS encoding aminotransferase class V-fold PLP-dependent enzyme, translating to MAGARRPGRNFLFVPGPTNVPDRILRAMHVPMEDHRSPDFPSLTIPLFEEMKKVFQTREGQVVIFPSSGTGAWESALTNTLSPGDKLLAPRFGQFSHLWIELARRHGLEVVVQEEEWGTGADPDRIEEALRADKAHEIKGILVVHNETATGVTSDVAAVRRAIDAAGHPALLYVDGVSSIGSIDFRFDEWGVDLAITGSQKGMMLPAGLGIVCASPKALARMDTATCTRAYFNLADHFKANAGGYFPYTPALPLLYGLRESLAMMFEEGLDNIFARHRYLASGTRAAVDAWGLSLCAKEPKWQSDTVSAIMVPAGFNGADVIDRAYRRYNLALGAGLSEVAGKLFRIGHLGDLNELMLLGAISGAEMSMRDVGIQVEPGSGVAAAQEYFRNAHGAADQRLAAE from the coding sequence ATGGCTGGAGCCAGGCGGCCAGGTCGTAACTTTCTGTTTGTGCCGGGTCCGACCAATGTGCCGGACCGCATTCTCCGGGCAATGCACGTGCCCATGGAGGATCATCGCTCTCCTGACTTTCCGAGCCTGACGATTCCGCTTTTCGAGGAGATGAAGAAGGTCTTCCAAACCAGGGAAGGCCAGGTCGTCATCTTCCCGTCCAGCGGCACGGGCGCCTGGGAATCGGCTTTGACCAACACGCTTTCGCCGGGGGACAAGCTTCTCGCGCCCCGCTTCGGCCAGTTCAGCCATCTGTGGATCGAGCTTGCCCGCCGTCACGGGCTCGAGGTCGTCGTGCAGGAGGAAGAATGGGGCACGGGCGCCGATCCTGACCGGATCGAAGAGGCGCTCCGCGCGGATAAAGCGCACGAAATCAAAGGCATATTGGTGGTGCACAACGAGACCGCCACGGGTGTGACCTCCGATGTGGCCGCCGTACGCCGCGCGATCGACGCGGCCGGCCATCCGGCGCTGCTCTATGTGGATGGCGTCAGCTCCATTGGCAGCATCGACTTCCGCTTCGACGAGTGGGGCGTCGACTTGGCCATCACCGGTTCGCAGAAGGGCATGATGCTTCCGGCCGGCCTCGGTATCGTCTGCGCGAGTCCCAAGGCTCTGGCGCGGATGGACACGGCCACCTGCACGCGCGCCTATTTCAACCTTGCCGACCATTTCAAGGCGAATGCGGGCGGCTACTTTCCGTACACGCCCGCGTTGCCGCTGCTCTACGGCTTGCGCGAGTCCTTGGCGATGATGTTCGAGGAAGGCCTCGACAACATTTTCGCACGGCACCGGTATCTTGCCAGCGGGACCCGCGCGGCGGTCGATGCCTGGGGTCTGTCGCTGTGCGCCAAGGAACCCAAATGGCAGTCCGATACGGTCAGCGCCATCATGGTGCCCGCAGGATTCAACGGCGCCGACGTCATCGACAGAGCCTATCGCCGTTACAATCTCGCCCTCGGCGCGGGTCTGTCGGAAGTGGCCGGCAAGTTGTTTCGCATCGGCCACCTTGGCGATCTCAATGAACTGATGTTGCTCGGCGCCATTTCCGGAGCCGAGATGTCAATGCGCGATGTCGGCATCCAGGTCGAGCCCGGTTCGGGCGTGGCCGCCGCGCAAGAGTATTTCCGCAACGCCCATGGCGCCGCCGATCAGCGCCTGGCAGCGGAGTAG
- a CDS encoding D-2-hydroxyacid dehydrogenase: MEHEIVFLDRESVGADVRKANFPHNYTEYQSTWTPEDIVERLKDASIAIINKVPMREEVLKQLPKLKLIAVAATGTDVVDKAYCKANGITVVNIRGYAFNTVPEHVIALMFALRRNLLAYIEDTRNGRWAEVDQFCFFDHPIRDIAGSTMGVVGYGAIGKAVAKRAECLGMKILPYDVFPQEGLVDLDTVLKESDVITLHCPLTPETANMIGEKELKMMKPTSILINTARGGLVDEAALAEALKAGTIAGAGFDVLTTEPPKDGNILLDLKMPNFIVTPHVAWASREAMQILADQLMDNIDAFVAGNPQNVVE, from the coding sequence GTGGAACACGAGATCGTCTTCCTCGATCGCGAGTCGGTTGGCGCCGATGTCCGCAAGGCCAATTTTCCGCATAACTACACGGAGTACCAATCGACTTGGACTCCGGAGGACATCGTCGAGCGTCTGAAAGACGCGAGCATCGCCATCATCAACAAGGTGCCGATGCGCGAGGAAGTCCTCAAGCAGCTTCCCAAGCTCAAGCTGATCGCCGTTGCGGCGACCGGCACCGACGTCGTCGACAAGGCCTACTGCAAGGCCAACGGCATCACAGTCGTCAACATTCGCGGCTATGCGTTCAACACCGTGCCGGAGCACGTGATCGCGCTGATGTTCGCGCTGCGGCGCAATCTTCTCGCCTATATCGAGGACACGAGGAACGGACGCTGGGCCGAGGTCGACCAGTTCTGCTTCTTCGATCACCCGATCCGCGACATTGCCGGTTCCACCATGGGCGTCGTCGGCTATGGCGCCATCGGCAAGGCCGTGGCCAAGCGGGCCGAATGTCTCGGCATGAAGATCCTGCCGTATGACGTGTTCCCGCAAGAGGGGCTCGTCGATCTCGATACGGTGCTGAAGGAAAGCGACGTCATCACGCTCCACTGCCCGCTGACGCCCGAGACGGCGAACATGATCGGCGAGAAGGAGCTGAAGATGATGAAGCCCACGTCGATCCTTATCAATACGGCGCGCGGCGGTCTTGTCGACGAAGCGGCGCTCGCCGAGGCGCTGAAAGCCGGCACGATCGCGGGCGCAGGGTTCGATGTGCTCACCACCGAGCCGCCGAAGGACGGGAACATCCTTCTCGATCTCAAGATGCCGAACTTCATCGTCACGCCGCACGTGGCGTGGGCGAGCCGCGAGGCCATGCAGATCCTGGCCGACCAACTCATGGACAACATCGATGCGTTCGTTGCGGGCAACCCGCAGAACGTCGTCGAATAA